One Candidatus Caldatribacterium sp. genomic window carries:
- a CDS encoding MBL fold metallo-hydrolase: MKDFIKFLGTAGARFVVMKQLRASGGVWISSQGVALHLDPGPGALVRALSSRPPLNPETLSGVLLSHRHLDHANDVNIILEAMTQGATKVRGHLFLPKDALEEEPVVFRYLREHLEGVHVLTEGGEYTLGPCRFATPLRHVHGVETYGFKFFFPQGVVSFITDTQFTERLFSAYEGSDVLVIHTLRLERSDHPDLLHLSVPEVEILLTHLRPRLAILTHFGMTVLRAKPWEVADRLAERCGLPVVAAYDGLVLDLATFSVQKRESPK; encoded by the coding sequence TGTGGATTTCCTCGCAGGGTGTGGCCCTGCACCTTGATCCTGGGCCTGGGGCTTTGGTTCGGGCGCTTTCGAGCCGTCCTCCCCTCAATCCGGAGACCCTCTCGGGGGTTTTGCTCTCCCACCGCCACCTCGACCACGCCAACGACGTGAACATCATCCTTGAAGCCATGACGCAGGGGGCGACAAAGGTTCGAGGTCATCTCTTCCTCCCCAAGGATGCCCTGGAGGAAGAGCCGGTCGTCTTCCGGTACCTTCGGGAACACCTTGAGGGGGTTCACGTACTCACCGAGGGGGGAGAGTACACCCTTGGACCCTGCCGCTTTGCAACACCCCTTCGCCACGTGCATGGGGTGGAAACGTACGGGTTCAAATTCTTCTTCCCCCAGGGTGTGGTCTCTTTCATCACGGACACACAGTTCACCGAGAGACTCTTTTCCGCCTATGAGGGAAGCGATGTCCTTGTCATTCATACTCTCCGCCTTGAGCGAAGCGATCACCCGGATCTTTTGCACCTGAGCGTCCCAGAGGTTGAAATCCTCCTCACCCATCTTCGCCCTCGTCTTGCCATTCTCACCCATTTTGGAATGACTGTCCTTCGGGCAAAGCCCTGGGAAGTGGCCGATCGCCTTGCGGAGCGGTGCGGCCTCCCTGTGGTGGCGGCTTACGACGGGCTCGTTTTGGATCTTGCGACGTTCTCGGTTCAGAAGCGGGAGAGCCCGAAGTAG